One genomic region from Saccharomyces cerevisiae S288C chromosome XI, complete sequence encodes:
- the APE1 gene encoding metalloaminopeptidase APE1 (Vacuolar aminopeptidase yscI; zinc metalloproteinase that belongs to peptidase family M18; often used as marker in studies of autophagy and cytosol to vacuole targeting (CVT) pathway; protein increases in abundance and relative distribution to cytoplasmic foci increases upon DNA replication stress; targeted to vacuole via Vps10p-dependent endosomal vacuolar protein sorting pathway and via CVT pathway): protein MEEQREILEQLKKTLQMLTVEPSKNNQIANEEKEKKENENSWCILEHNYEDIAQEFIDFIYKNPTTYHVVSFFAELLDKHNFKYLSEKSNWQDSIGEDGGKFYTIRNGTNLSAFILGKNWRAEKGVGVIGSHVDALTVKLKPVSFKDTAEGYGRIAVAPYGGTLNELWLDRDLGIGGRLLYKKKGTNEIKSALVDSTPLPVCRIPSLAPHFGKPAEGPFDKEDQTIPVIGFPTPDEEGNEPPTDDEKKSPLFGKHCIHLLRYVAKLAGVEVSELIQMDLDLFDVQKGTIGGIGKHFLFAPRLDDRLCSFAAMIALICYAKDVNTEESDLFSTVTLYDNEEIGSLTRQGAKGGLLESVVERSSSAFTKKPVDLHTVWANSIILSADVNHLYNPNFPEVYLKNHFPVPNVGITLSLDPNGHMATDVVGTALVEELARRNGDKVQYFQIKNNSRSGGTIGPSLASQTGARTIDLGIAQLSMHSIRAATGSKDVGLGVKFFNGFFKHWRSVYDEFGEL, encoded by the coding sequence atggagGAACAACGTGAAATACTGgaacaattgaagaaaactCTGCAGATGCTAACTGTAGAGCCATCTAAAAATAACCAAATCGCCaacgaagaaaaggaaaagaaagaaaatgaaaattcgTGGTGCATCCTCGAGCACAATTATGAGGATATTGCACAGGAATTCATTGATTTCATTTACAAGAACCCTACCACTTACCATGTAGTATCATTTTTCGCGGAGCTGTTAGATAAGCATAACTTCAAATACTTGAGCGAGAAATCCAATTGGCAGGACTCCATTGGCGAAGATGGTGGGAAATTCTACACTATAAGAAATGGAACTAACCTATCTGCCTTTATCCTGGGCAAAAACTGGAGAGCCGAAAAGGGTGTCGGTGTCATTGGATCTCATGTGGACGCTTTGACGGTCAAATTGAAGCCCGTCTCCTTTAAAGACACAGCGGAAGGTTACGGAAGAATTGCTGTTGCTCCCTATGGAGGTACACTGAATGAATTGTGGCTAGACAGAGACCTAGGTATTGGTGGTCGCCTTCTttacaagaagaagggCACTAACGAAATTAAAAGCGCCTTGGTTGATTCTACACCCCTACCTGTTTGTCGAATTCCTTCCTTGGCTCCCCATTTCGGTAAACCTGCTGAAGGCCCATTTGATAAAGAGGACCAAACTATCCCGGTCATCGGCTTCCCCACTCCGGATGAGGAAGGTAATGAACCTCCCACggatgatgaaaagaaatcgCCCTTATTTGGCAAACACTGCATCCACCTGTTAAGGTACGTTGCCAAATTAGCCGGTGTGGAAGTGTCCGAATTGATTCAAATGGATTTAGACTTATTCGATGTGCAAAAGGGTACCATTGGAGGTATTGGTAAACACTTCCTTTTTGCACCACGTCTAGATGACAGGTTGTGTAGTTTCGCAGCAATGATTGCTTTGATTTGCTACGCTAAGGATGTTAATACCGAGGAATCAGATTTATTCTCTACTGTCACTTTGtatgataatgaagaaatcgGATCGTTGACAAGACAAGGCGCAAAAGGTGGCTTGTTGGAGTCAGTGGTGGAACGCAGTTCTTCTGCATTCACTAAGAAACCGGTCGATTTGCATACGGTTTGGGCTAATTCCATCATCTTGTCCGCAGACGTCAACCACCTCTACAACCCAAACTTTCCTGAAGTCTATTTGAAGAATCATTTTCCAGTGCCTAATGTCGGAATCACTTTATCACTGGATCCTAACGGTCATATGGCCACAGATGTCGTAGGAACTGCCCTAGTAGAAGAATTAGCACGCCGCAATGGAGACAAAGTGCaatatttccaaatcaaaaacaacTCAAGATCAGGTGGTACTATCGGCCCATCATTGGCTTCTCAAACAGGTGCTCGTACCATAGACCTGGGAATTGCACAGTTGTCCATGCACAGCATCAGAGCTGCTACAGGGTCCAAGGATGTCGGATTAGGTGTTAAGTTCTTCAACGGATTTTTCAAGCACTGGAGATCAGTCTACGATGAATTCGGCGAGTTGTGA
- a CDS encoding uncharacterized protein (hypothetical protein; conserved across S. cerevisiae strains; deletion confers sensitivity to citric acid; predicted protein would include a thiol-disulfide oxidoreductase active site) → MCALFAEVSSTAAASCSFGVLLCSGSNCGRLVGSERRKVLYVFNVNVCKKMSSYYFLRHDNIVIPYLLRLLVSDKEASNKNPLLPFLMDKERSHHFVRNMN, encoded by the coding sequence ATGTGTGCTTTATTCGCTGAGGTTTCATCGACAGCTGCAGCCAGTTGTTCATTCGGTGTTCTCTTGTGCAGCGGCTCAAATTGTGGCAGGCTTGTAGGCTCCGAACGCCGTAAGGTACTTTATGTTTTTAATGTCAACGTTTGCAAGAAAATGTCATCCTATTACTTTCTGAGGCATGATAACATTGTAATCCCTTATCTCTTGCGCTTGTTGGTATCAGATAAAGAAGCATCAAACAAGAACCCACtccttccttttctcaTGGATAAAGAGAGGTCGCACCATTTCGTGAGGAATATGAATTAG
- the HSL1 gene encoding protein kinase HSL1 (Nim1p-related protein kinase; septin-binding kinase that localizes to the bud neck septin ring and regulates the morphogenesis checkpoint; phosphorylates Hsl7p and cooperates with Elm1p to recruit Hsl7p to the mother-bud neck, as a prerequisite for the subsequent recruitment, phosphorylation, and degradation of Swe1p; phosphorylates and inhibits Pah1p, a phosphatidate phosphatase to regulate lipid synthesis; autophosphorylation enhances interactions with Hsl7p), translating to MTGHVSKTSHVPKGRPSSLAKKAAKRAMAKVNSNPKRASGHLERVVQSVNDATKRLSQPDSTVSVATKSSKRKSRDTVGPWKLGKTLGKGSSGRVRLAKNMETGQLAAIKIVPKKKAFVHCSNNGTVPNSYSSSMVTSNVSSPSIASREHSNHSQTNPYGIEREIVIMKLISHTNVMALFEVWENKSELYLVLEYVDGGELFDYLVSKGKLPEREAIHYFKQIVEGVSYCHSFNICHRDLKPENLLLDKKNRRIKIADFGMAALELPNKLLKTSCGSPHYASPEIVMGRPYHGGPSDVWSCGIVLFALLTGHLPFNDDNIKKLLLKVQSGKYQMPSNLSSEARDLISKILVIDPEKRITTQEILKHPLIKKYDDLPVNKVLRKMRKDNMARGKSNSDLHLLNNVSPSIVTLHSKGEIDESILRSLQILWHGVSRELITAKLLQKPMSEEKLFYSLLLQYKQRHSISLSSSSENKKSATESSVNEPRIEYASKTANNTGLRSENNDVKTLHSLEIHSEDTSTVNQNNAITGVNTEINAPVLAQKSQFSINTLSQPESDKAEAEAVTLPPAIPIFNASSSRIFRNSYTSISSRSRRSLRLSNSRLSLSASTSRETVHDNEMPLPQLPKSPSRYSLSRRAIHASPSTKSIHKSLSRKNIAATVAARRTLQNSASKRSLYSLQSISKRSLNLNDLLVFDDPLPSKKPASENVNKSEPHSLESDSDFEILCDQILFGNALDRILEEEEDNEKERDTQRQRQNDTKSSADTFTISGVSTNKENEGPEYPTKIEKNQFNMSYKPSENMSGLSSFPIFEKENTLSSSYLEEQKPKRAALSDITNSFNKMNKQEGMRIEKKIQREQLQKKNDRPSPLKPIQHQELRVNSLPNDQGKPSLSLDPRRNISQPVNSKVESLLQGLKFKKEPASHWTHERGSLFMSEHVEDEKPVKASDVSIESSYVPLTTVATSSRDPSVLAESSTIQKPMLSLPSSFLNTSMTFKNLSQILADDGDDKHLSVPQNQSRSVAMSHPLRKQSAKISLTPRSNLNANLSVKRNQGSPGSYLSNDLDGISDMTFAMEIPTNTFTAQAIQLMNNDTDNNKINTSPKASSFTKEKVIKSAAYISKEKEPDNSDTNYIPDYTIPNTYDEKAINIFEDAPSDEGSLNTSSSESDSRASVHRKAVSIDTMATTNVLTPATNVRVSLYWNNNSSGIPRETTEEILSKLRLSPENPSNTHMQKRFSSTRGSRDSNALGISQSLQSMFKDLEEDQDGHTSQADILESSMSYSKRRPSEESVNPKQRVTMLFDEEEEESKKVGGGKIKEEHTKLDNKISEESSQLVLPVVEKKENANNTENNYSKIPKPSTIKVTKDTAMESNTQTHTKKPILKSVQNVEVEEAPSSDKKNWFVKLFQNFSSHNNATKASKNHVTNISFDDAHMLTLNEFNKNSIDYQLKNLDHKFGRKVVEYDCKFVKGNFKFKIKITSTPNASTVITVKKRSKHSNTSSNKAFEKFNDDVERVIRNAGRS from the coding sequence ATGACTGGTCACGTTTCAAAAACGAGCCACGTACCCAAAGGTCGCCCGTCTTCATTGGCCAAGAAGGCAGCTAAAAGGGCCATGGCCAAAGTAAATTCGAATCCAAAAAGGGCGTCGGGGCATTTGGAGCGTGTTGTACAATCTGTGAACGACGCTACCAAAAGATTATCTCAGCCCGACTCTACCGTAAGTGTTGCTACAAAATCATCAAAGAGAAAATCCAGAGACACGGTGGGTCCTTGGAAACTTGGCAAAACATTGGGGAAGGGATCTTCTGGTAGGGTTCGCTTGGCTAAAAATATGGAAACAGGACAATTAGCTGCCATTAAAATTGTCCCCAAGAAGAAAGCCTTTGTTCATTGTTCTAATAATGGAACTGTTCCTAATTCTTACTCTTCTTCCATGGTCACTTCCAATGTATCTTCTCCATCAATAGCATCTAGAGAACATAGTAACCATTCTCAAACGAACCCATATGGCATAGAGAGAGAAATAGTAATCATGAAATTGATATCTCACACAAACGTTATGGCATTGTTTGAAGTTTGGGAGAACAAATCAGAGCTGTACCTAGTTTTGGAATATGTTGATGGTGGCGAATTATTCGATTATCTGGTCTCGAAGGGAAAGCTACCTGAAAGGGAGGCTATCCATTACTTCAAGCAGATAGTTGAAGGTGTTTCCTATTGTCATTCTTTTAATATATGCCATCGTGATCTGAAGCCTgaaaatttattattagataaaaagaataggAGAATCAAAATTGCTGATTTCGGCATGGCAGCATTAGAGCTTCCTAATAAACTTTTAAAAACTTCATGTGGCTCTCCACACTATGCGTCTCCTGAAATTGTTATGGGTAGACCATATCATGGCGGTCCTAGCGATGTCTGGTCCTGCGGTATCGTTTTATTTGCATTACTCACCGGTCATTTACCATTTAATGATGACAACATCAAAAAGCTGTTGTTGAAAGTTCAATCGGGCAAATATCAAATGCCCTCAAATTTATCTTCTGAGGCTCGTGATTTgatatcaaaaatattggtaATTGATccagaaaaaagaattacCACTCAAGAGATATTGAAGCATCCTCtgatcaaaaaatatgatgATCTCCCAGTTAATAAAGTGCTGAGGAAAATGAGAAAGGATAACATGGCGAGGGGAAAATCTAACTCGGATTTGCATTTGCTAAATAATGTCTCGCCCTCTATTGTAACTTTACATTCAAAAGGGGAAATTGATGAATCCATCTTGAGGAGTTTGCAAATTTTGTGGCATGGAGTTTCTCGTGAACTAATCACTGCCAAGTTGCTTCAAAAGCCAATGTCGGAGGAAAAACTATTCTACTCACTGTTATTACAATATAAACAACGTCACTCAATATCATTGTCCTCGTCAAGCGAAAACAAGAAATCAGCAACAGAAAGTAGCGTAAATGAACCTAGGATTGAATACGCATCCAAAACTGCCAATAATACAGGCCTAAGGAGCGAGAACAATGATGTGAAGACTTTACATTCTCTAGAAATTCATTCAGAAGATACTTCAACAGTGAATCAGAACAACGCAATTACAGGGGTTAATACAGAAATTAATGCCCCTGTATTGGCACAAAAATCGCAATTTAGTATCAATACGCTCAGTCAACCTGAAAGTGATAAGGCTGAAGCAGAAGCTGTAACATTACCACCCGCTATTCCCATATTCAAtgcttcttcatcaagGATTTTCCGTAACTCATACACCTCTATTTCATCACGTTCGAGAAGATCGCTACGCTTATCGAATTCCAGATTATCATTGTCCGCTTCAACTTCTAGAGAAACTGTGCATGATAATGAGATGCCTCTACCTCAACTGCCGAAGTCGCCTTCAAGATATTCATTGTCAAGAAGGGCAATCCACGCCTCCCCATCTACTAAATCAATACATAAATCACTTTCGAGGAAGAATATAGCTGCAACTGTTGCCGCTAGAAGAACACTACAAAACTCGGCTTCAAAGAGATCCTTATACTCATTACAGTCAATTTCAAAACGTTCCTTGAACCTGAATGATTTATTAGTCTTTGACGATCCTCTCCCTAGTAAGAAACCAGCATCCGAAAATGTGAATAAATCAGAACCCCATTCGTTGGAATCAGACTCTGATTTTGAGATCTTATGCGATCAGATCTTATTTGGAAACGCCTTAGATAGGATACtcgaagaggaagaggacaatgaaaaagaacgCGACACCCAAAGACAGAGGCAAAACGATACAAAATCTTCGGCAGACACTTTTACGATCTCTGGGGTGTCTACAAATAAGGAAAATGAGGGCCCGGAGTATCCAACcaaaattgagaaaaatcAATTCAATATGTCATATAAACCATCTGAGAATATGTCAGGGCTCTCTTCATTTCCtatctttgaaaaagaaaacacGTTAAGCTCAAGTTATTTGGAAGAACAGAAGCCAAAGAGAGCGGCCCTTTCAGATATCACGAActcattcaataaaatgaataaaCAGGAAGGTATGAGgatagaaaaaaagattcaaagagaacaacttcaaaaaaaaaatgaccGCCCGTCACCACTCAAACCTATTCAGCACCAAGAACTTCGTGTAAATTCTTTGCCTAATGATCAAGGTAAACCGTCCTTATCTCTAGATCCCCGCCGTAACATCTCCCAGCCAGTGAATTCAAAAGTGGAATCACTATTGCAGGGactgaaattcaaaaaggaGCCAGCCTCTCACTGGACCCATGAGAGAGGTTCCTTGTTCATGAGTGAACATGTGGAAGACGAAAAACCAGTCAAAGCCTCAGATGTTTCAATCGAAAGTTCATATGTACCTTTAACAACAGTAGCAACATCTTCGAGAGATCCCAGTGTTTTAGCAGAATCTAGTACAATTCAAAAACCAATGCTGTCTTTACCTTCTAGTTTTTTGAACACATCTATGACGTTCAAAAATCTTAGCCAGATACTCGCTGATGACGGTGATGATAAGCATCTAAGTGTGCCACAGAACCAATCTAGAAGTGTAGCCATGTCACACCCTTTGCGAAAACAATCTGCCAAAATATCTCTAACTCCACGGTCTAATTTGAACGCCAATTTATCCGTTAAACGTAATCAGGGCTCACCTGGCTCCTATTTGAGTAATGATCTGGATGGAATCTCTGATATGACATTTGCGATGGAAATACCAACAAACACCTTTACCGCTCAGGCGATTCAACTGATGAACAACGACACGgacaataataaaatcaaTACTTCGCCCAAAGCATCTTCttttacaaaagaaaaagtaatcAAATCGGCAGCCTATATCtcgaaggaaaaagaaccAGATAATAGCGATACTAATTATATTCCAGATTATACTATACCAAACACATATGATGAAAAAGCcattaatatttttgaagatgcGCCCTCCGATGAGGGTTCATTAAAtacatcttcttcagaaagCGATTCACGAGCAAGTGTGCATAGGAAAGCGGTATCTATTGACACTATGGCGACAACAAACGTTCTTACTCCCGCGACAAATGTTAGAGTAAGTCTTTATTGGAATAATAACAGTTCTGGTATACCCAGAGAGACTACTGAAGAGATACTTTCTAAACTTAGATTGTCACCAGAAAATCCTTCTAATACACATATGCAAAAGAGGTTTTCTTCCACGCGTGGTAGTCGTGATAGTAATGCATTAGGCATTTCTCAAAGTTTACAGTCAATGTTCAAAGATTTGGAGGAAGATCAAGATGGGCATACTTCTCAAGCTGATATTCTTGAATCAAGTATGAGCTATTCAAAGCGAAGACCATCTGAGGAAAGCGTTAATCCAAAACAACGAGTGACAATGCTTTTCGATgaggaggaggaagaaTCTAAAAAAGTAGGTGGgggaaaaattaaagaagagCATACCAAGCTAGACAATAAAATATCCGAGGAATCTTCTCAACTTGTGTTGCCGGtggttgaaaaaaaggaaaatgcaAATAATACAGAAAATAACTACtctaaaataccaaaacCCTCAACGATTAAAGTTACGAAGGATACCGCTATGGAATCAAATACACAAACCCATACAAAAAAGCCAATTCTAAAAAGTGTCCAAAATGTTGAAGTTGAAGAAGCGCCTTCCAGtgataaaaagaattggTTCGTCAAactatttcaaaacttttcttctcataATAATGCTACTAAGGCATCCAAGAATCATGTAACGAATATATCATTTGATGATGCGCATATGCTAACATTAAATGAATTCAACAAGAATAGTATCGACTATCAATTAAAGAACCTAGATCACAAATTTGGGAGAAAGGTGGTGGAATACGATTGTAAATTTGTAAAAGGCaacttcaaattcaaaatcaagatTACTAGCACACCCAATGCATCTACGGTAATTactgtaaaaaaaagaagcaaacATTCAAACACAAGTTCCAATAAAGCctttgaaaagtttaatGATGATGTGGAGAGAGTAATTCGAAATGCCGGACGTTCATAA
- the YPF1 gene encoding aspartic endopeptidase (Intramembrane aspartyl protease of the perinuclear ER membrane; acts in a branch of ER-associated degradation (ERAD) that degrades functional proteins rather than misfolded proteins; regulates abundance of high-affinity plasma membrane transporters, such as Ctr1p and Zrt1p, during the starvation response; has a presenilin fold; member of the GxGD family of intramembrane proteases; closest human homolog is signal peptide peptidase (SPP)), with protein sequence MDKYLNSFVDHLSEWSSRAFRNNSSSANQSASNKELEQVFEQINAIVENHNNKLTTAFDKISYRVAHKITHLVESHSLVFNYATLVLIASALVVIGSFTSISSIPFTALPPTREHSLFDPTDFDVDHDCHVIYRENDEDKKKKKKSKRFFDMMDEKHAIILPLTSGCTLLALYFVIKKLHLNWLKYVVKILNFNITLLNIPAGTFVYSYFLNSLFRNLSHLASWNPLVVLPRYRVTIADDNEDLNKIGGFVTNLNYKDGLTNSVVHKKTLDEIEKDHWMKHFYRRELVEPKDIKSKRQISNMYLNSALIVSFVLSIVSTVYFYLSPNDWLISNAVSMNMAIWSIAQLKLKNLKSGALILIALFFYDICFVFGTDVMVTVATNLDIPVKLSLPVKFNTAQNNFNFSILGLGDIALPGMFIAMCYKYDIWKWHLDHDDTEFHFLNWSYVGKYFITAMVSYVASLVSAMVSLSIFNTAQPALLYIVPSLLISTILVACWNKDFKQFWNFQYDTIEVDKSLKKAIEKKENSITYSTFILSEYYNDADKYALLGDDVNENFDDDEEFVQEEDLSDSSEEELSEEDLLDDESS encoded by the coding sequence ATGGACAAGTATTTGAATTCATTTGTTGACCACCTTTCAGAGTGGTCATCTCGTGCCTTTAGGAACAATTCATCAAGCGCTAACCAAAGTGCGTCGAACAAGGAATTAGAACAAGTTTTTGAACAGATCAATGCTATAGTTGAAAACCACAATAACAAATTAACCACTGCCTTTGATAAGATATCATATCGCGTTGCTCACAAGATTACACACTTGGTGGAAAGCCATTCTTTAGTATTCAACTACGCCACTTTAGTTCTCATCGCAAGTGCTTTGGTCGTTATTGGCTCATTTACgtctatttcttctattCCATTTACAGCTCTACCTCCTACGAGAGAACACTCATTGTTTGATCCTACAGATTTTGATGTGGACCACGACTGTCATGTTATCTACCGCGAGAATGACgaagataaaaagaaaaagaagaaaagcaagAGGTTTTTCGATATGATGGATGAAAAACATGCGATTATACTGCCCTTAACTAGTGGCTGTACTTTACTCGCTCTCTATTTTGTGATCAAGAAACTACACCTAAACTGGCTAAAATATGTggtgaaaattttgaattttaatATAACACTGCTAAATATCCCAGCTGGCACATTTGTCTACTCCTACTTTCTCAACTCACTTTTCAGAAACCTATCACATTTAGCTTCTTGGAATCCCCTGGTTGTTTTACCAAGGTATCGTGTAACAATAGCTGATGATAACGAAGACCTGAACAAGATAGGCGGGTTTGTTACCAATTTGAATTACAAAGATGGATTGACCAACTCAGTTGTTCACAAGAAAACATTGGATgagattgaaaaagatcATTGGATGAAGCATTTTTACAGAAGAGAATTAGTTGAACCGAAGGATATTAAATCGAAGAGGCAGATCAGCAACATGTATTTGAATAGCGCATTAATTGTTTCGTTCGTTCTGTCCATCGTTTCTACCGTATATTTCTATTTATCACCCAATGATTGGTTAATATCCAATGCTGTCAGTATGAATATGGCTATTTGGTCCATTGCTCAattaaaattgaagaatttaaaaTCAGGGGCCCTAATCCTAATTGCTCTATTTTTTTACGACATTTGCTTTGTCTTTGGTACCGATGTAATGGTTACAGTAGCTACTAACCTTGATATTCCCGTAAAACTAAGCTTACCAGTCAAGTTTAATACAGCTCAAAAcaacttcaatttttcaatacttgGTCTGGGTGATATTGCCTTGCCTGGTATGTTTATTGCGATGTGCTACAAATATGACATCTGGAAGTGGCACCTTGATCATGATGACACTGAATTCcactttttgaactggTCATACgttggaaaatattttattacTGCTATGGTTAGTTACGTTGCTTCTTTGGTATCTGCCATGGTCTCCTTGTCCATTTTCAATACTGCTCAACCGGCTTTATTATACATTGTTCCTTCCTTGTTGATTAGTACTATTTTGGTAGCTTGCTGGAACAAGGATTTTAAGCAGTTTTGGAATTTTCAGTATGATACGATTGAAGTGGAtaaaagtttaaaaaaagcgatagaaaaaaaggagaacTCTATAACTTATTCGACCTTCATCCTATCAGAATACTATAATGATGCCGACAAGTATGCCTTGCTTGGTGATGATGTAAACGAAAATTttgacgatgatgaagaattcGTGCAAGAGGAAGATCTCAGTGACAGCTCTGAGGAAGAGctttctgaagaagatcTCTTGGATGACGAATCTTCTTGA
- the UTP11 gene encoding rRNA-processing protein UTP11 (Subunit of U3-containing Small Subunit (SSU) processome complex; involved in production of 18S rRNA and assembly of small ribosomal subunit) yields MAKLVHDVQKKQHRERSQLTSRSRYGFLEKHKDYVKRAQDFHRKQSTLKVLREKAKERNPDEYYHAMHSRKTDAKGLLISSRHGDEEDESLSMDQVKLLKTQDSNYVRTLRQIELKKLEKGAKQLMFKSSGNHTIFVDSREKMNEFTPEKFFNTTSEMVNRSENRLTKDQLAQDISNNRNASSIMPKESLDKKKLKKFKQVKQHLQRETQLKQVQQRMDAQRELLKKGSKKKIVDSSGKISFKWKKQRKR; encoded by the coding sequence ATGGCTAAACTTGTACATGATGTTCAGAAAAAGCAGCATAGAGAACGTTCTCAGCTAACTAGCCGTTCCAGATATGGGTTTTTAGAAAAGCATAAAGACTATGTGAAACGTGCTCAAGACTTCCACAGGAAGCAGTCCACTTTGAAAGTCCTCAgagaaaaagcaaaagagaGAAATCCAGATGAATACTACCATGCTATGCATTCAAGGAAGACAGATGCAAAAGGACTGCTGATCAGCTCACGTCACGGTGACGAAGAAGACGAATCGCTTTCCATGGATCAAGTTAAATTACTCAAAACGCAAGATAGTAATTATGTGAGGACGCTGAGGCAAATAGAGCTGAAAAAGCTGGAGAAAGGAGCGAAACAGTTGATGTTCAAAAGCAGTGGGAATCATACAATATTCGTCGATTCCCGAGAGAAGATGAACGAATTCACCCCAGagaagtttttcaataccACCTCCGAGATGGTGAATAGATCTGAAAATAGATTAACTAAGGACCAATTAGCCCAAGATATTTCAAACAATAGGAACgcttcatcaataatgcCAAAGGAATCATtagacaaaaagaaattgaaaaagttcaagCAAGTCAAGCAGCACTTACAGAGGGAAACTCAATTGAAACAGGTCCAACAAAGAATGGATGCTCAAAGAgaattgttgaagaagggttccaagaaaaaaatcgtAGACTCTTCaggaaaaatttcatttaaaTGGAAGAAACAACGGAAACGTTAG